In Parabacteroides timonensis, the genomic stretch AGCGTTTTCTCCTTTACCAATTGAATTGAGATAGCGAGAAGCCAATAGTGCTTTCTTCTTGTCTTCATTCGTCCAAGTACATAAATTTAAAGCCTCTTTTATACGTTTGTTTTCTGAACTGTTACGTAACTTTTCCGCACAAGCAGGATAATCTTCGCTCTGGATTTCTTCTAATTCTTTTTTATTTGACAAGTCTTCCAAGAACAATAAATCAGATACTGAATTATACCACATCAAATCATACTCTAATGTTTTACCTTTAATTTCATCCTGGCTATATACTCTAATATTTGGATGTTCATGAAAAGTTTCAATCATTGTTTTTGAATGCTCTTGATATTCATTACCCTCCAATCCAAGTTCAAACGGATAACAACGTTCAAAAGAGTTTGAATCCTCTTTTCTCCACATCGGGTCTCTGTCTGTCAAGCATACAACCTTCTTTTTCATTGCTAGAGGATTTTGGACAGTGTCAAATAATTTCAAAAAGTGCGAAAAATATCTTCCGCCCACACTAATAACTGCCACATGTCCATCTTCAATGCTCTTTTCTATGTAATTTGCCATAACAGGTATCAATAATTCTTCTGCTTTGCCTTCAACAAAGCAAATTCTGTCAGCAAAAAGCATATCAGATTTTATAGCATCCAAAAATCTCTGAACATATTGTTTTGAAACGATATCTCCTTCTGAATCATCAAATAAACTACCAGGATAACCGACTGCGATTTTATCCTCCAAGTCATTATATAAACAAATTAGTTCATCCAAAGAAACGGCAGAGGTAATCTCTGTGGAGTGAGTCGTTATAAACAGCTGCCTTACTCTCTTTTTCTTAACTTGCTCTTCTTGTAAATATTTTAAAAACTTATACTGGAGTGAAAGATGTAAATGTGCTTCCGGTTCTTCTATAGCAAGGACTGAAAACTCTTTGGCATTTTGTCTATAATATCCCTCATCTGCATTAGCCTGCATTTTTGCTAATAACAAAGATATATAGATAAGATTATTATATCCTAAACCATTATGAGTTGCAGCTATATCAATGCCTGTTTCGTGTTTAATTATCAGCTGTAGTGCGGCTAAGAAATCCGGTTCTGATAGTGATCCACTAAAATCAGGTATCGCACCTCTGAAATCCGAGGCACCAGTTAGTTTGGCATAAGCAAGAATTTGCTCTTTTCCTTGCATTAATC encodes the following:
- a CDS encoding ATP-dependent nuclease, translating into MYISKIHIVGYRNFKDKEISFKEGINVIIGPNNAGKSNLLRALDLVLNAETTKKLTLFDFCRDSNLNELKVAAPKVRIEVFFRESEGEGSNSEDLVMVAPCLIKLEHPYEAQVTFDYFLPKEDEDEYKDAVSDITDEEKIWNIIRDEYLRKYVSRMWAGNPTNQSKLDGETVDKIDFEFLGPIRDVERDLFSGKSPLLREVLNFFLDYEIKSNKGKTKDEQKAEIKVKHKDFTDSIRPSLDKVQERLMQGKEQILAYAKLTGASDFRGAIPDFSGSLSEPDFLAALQLIIKHETGIDIAATHNGLGYNNLIYISLLLAKMQANADEGYYRQNAKEFSVLAIEEPEAHLHLSLQYKFLKYLQEEQVKKKRVRQLFITTHSTEITSAVSLDELICLYNDLEDKIAVGYPGSLFDDSEGDIVSKQYVQRFLDAIKSDMLFADRICFVEGKAEELLIPVMANYIEKSIEDGHVAVISVGGRYFSHFLKLFDTVQNPLAMKKKVVCLTDRDPMWRKEDSNSFERCYPFELGLEGNEYQEHSKTMIETFHEHPNIRVYSQDEIKGKTLEYDLMWYNSVSDLLFLEDLSNKKELEEIQSEDYPACAEKLRNSSENKRIKEALNLCTWTNEDKKKALLASRYLNSIGKGENALALSVILKNNLEKQSTERKDFIVPKYIKDALVWLLQ